From Candidatus Thermoplasmatota archaeon, a single genomic window includes:
- a CDS encoding Zn-ribbon domain-containing OB-fold protein, giving the protein MTDAAVPRFWREIPQRYNLIANQCGVCDKVYFPTRESCPYCRRKSIGKMKNIKLGGKGEVVTYTIIHEAPEQFEGQAPYPIAVIKLDEGVKLTAQIVDCDPKDVKIGMRVQSTFRKIQEDGSVGAIYYGYKFRPVK; this is encoded by the coding sequence ATGACAGACGCAGCTGTACCAAGGTTCTGGAGAGAGATACCGCAGAGATACAACCTAATTGCAAACCAATGTGGTGTATGTGACAAGGTTTATTTCCCCACGCGCGAGTCCTGCCCATATTGCAGACGTAAGAGTATAGGTAAAATGAAAAACATTAAACTCGGTGGAAAAGGAGAGGTTGTAACCTACACAATAATACATGAGGCACCTGAGCAGTTTGAAGGACAGGCACCGTACCCGATAGCGGTCATTAAGCTTGATGAAGGGGTAAAGCTTACCGCCCAGATCGTTGACTGCGACCCTAAAGATGTTAAAATTGGTATGAGAGTCCAATCAACATTTAGGAAGATACAGGAAGATGGTTCTGTAGGTGCGATCTATTATGGCTACAAATTTAGGCCCGTGAAATGA
- a CDS encoding thiolase domain-containing protein → MREVAVIGVGLTEFGELWDKSFRQLIAEAGSKAIFDVEGLGIKEIDALYIGSMSAGRFISQEHIGALVADHAGFSHMHIPAIRVEGACASGGLAFRQGYLSVASGINDVVVVGGVEKMTDVTGSTASDILATSLDQEWETFFGATYAGIYAMIANRHMYEYGTTREQLAEVAVKNHANGALNPYAQFKKPIDIKSVLNAPMVASPLGMLDCSPLSDGAAAVVLCSMDKAKKYTDKPVRIIGSGQASDMLPLHGREDLCTFEATVYAAKAAYKQAGIQPKDVDVAEVHDCFTIAEILAIEDLGFVKKGEGGRAIENKITTLDGQIPVNTSGGLKAKGHPVGATGVAQIAEIVFQLREEADKRQVKDANIGLAHNIGGGGASCVVHILEAMKK, encoded by the coding sequence ATGAGGGAGGTAGCAGTGATAGGTGTTGGTTTAACAGAGTTTGGTGAACTATGGGATAAATCATTCAGACAGCTAATCGCGGAAGCTGGGTCAAAAGCAATATTTGATGTAGAGGGGCTAGGTATAAAAGAGATCGATGCTTTGTACATTGGTTCTATGAGTGCTGGGAGGTTTATAAGCCAAGAACATATTGGTGCCCTTGTTGCTGATCACGCTGGTTTTTCGCATATGCATATACCAGCTATTAGGGTTGAGGGTGCATGTGCCTCTGGTGGCCTAGCTTTTAGACAAGGTTATCTCTCAGTTGCATCTGGTATTAATGACGTGGTTGTGGTTGGCGGTGTAGAAAAGATGACAGACGTAACAGGCAGCACGGCTTCTGATATTCTTGCAACATCTCTAGATCAGGAATGGGAAACGTTTTTTGGTGCAACCTATGCTGGTATCTATGCTATGATAGCAAACAGGCACATGTATGAATATGGTACTACAAGGGAACAGCTTGCAGAGGTTGCTGTTAAAAACCATGCGAACGGTGCTTTAAACCCTTATGCTCAGTTTAAGAAACCTATAGATATTAAAAGCGTGTTGAATGCACCAATGGTGGCATCTCCACTAGGTATGCTTGACTGTTCTCCCCTAAGCGATGGTGCCGCAGCCGTGGTTCTATGTTCTATGGATAAAGCAAAAAAGTATACAGATAAACCAGTTAGGATTATTGGTTCTGGTCAGGCATCTGATATGCTCCCACTGCATGGCCGTGAAGATCTTTGTACATTTGAGGCGACTGTTTACGCAGCAAAAGCTGCTTATAAACAAGCAGGGATACAACCAAAAGACGTAGATGTAGCAGAGGTACATGATTGTTTCACTATAGCTGAGATACTCGCAATCGAAGACCTGGGTTTTGTTAAAAAAGGAGAGGGTGGTAGAGCCATAGAAAACAAGATAACAACCCTTGATGGTCAAATCCCTGTTAACACAAGTGGTGGTTTGAAAGCCAAGGGTCATCCTGTTGGTGCTACAGGTGTAGCTCAGATCGCAGAGATCGTATTCCAGCTTAGAGAAGAAGCTGATAAAAGACAGGTTAAAGACGCAAATATCGGGCTTGCACATAACATTGGTGGTGGCGGGGCTTCCTGTGTTGTTCATATATTGGAGGCGATGAAAAAATGA
- a CDS encoding hydroxymethylglutaryl-CoA synthase, which translates to MTKNNVIGIVSYGANIPRYRIKSSDIALAWGKDPDTIINGLGINEKSVPSLDQDVATISVEAARAALARCDINPQDIGAIYVGSESHPYAVKPTGTIVGEAIGATPDLKVADYEFACKAGTAAIQSCMALVKADMIKYGLAIGSDTSQAAPGDALEYAASAGGAAFIIGKKNVIASINYTCSFTTDTPDFWRREGRKYPSHGGRFTGEPAYFKHIVNSTKNLMDHVGTKPEDYNYVVFHQPNGKFPMRVAKMLGFSPEQVKQGLLCPFIGNTYSGASMLGLASVLDVAKPGDRIMVTSYGSGAGSDSFDITVTEQINKMQRNKAPLVSQLIEDKEYIDYATYAKFRDLLYWE; encoded by the coding sequence ATGACAAAAAACAATGTTATTGGTATAGTAAGCTACGGAGCAAACATACCAAGGTATAGAATCAAATCCTCTGATATAGCACTAGCATGGGGAAAAGACCCAGACACTATAATTAATGGATTAGGTATAAACGAGAAATCAGTTCCATCACTTGACCAAGATGTTGCTACGATAAGTGTAGAAGCAGCTAGGGCGGCTCTTGCAAGATGCGATATTAATCCACAGGACATCGGTGCTATATATGTTGGTAGTGAATCTCACCCATATGCGGTTAAACCCACTGGAACCATTGTTGGCGAAGCAATAGGTGCCACACCTGATCTAAAAGTTGCTGATTACGAGTTTGCCTGTAAAGCTGGGACTGCTGCCATCCAATCATGTATGGCATTGGTAAAAGCAGACATGATAAAATATGGTTTAGCCATAGGATCTGATACATCACAGGCGGCACCTGGCGATGCATTGGAATATGCAGCTAGCGCTGGGGGAGCAGCATTTATTATTGGTAAAAAAAATGTGATTGCATCAATCAACTACACCTGTTCTTTTACCACTGATACACCTGATTTCTGGCGTAGAGAGGGAAGGAAATACCCATCCCATGGTGGACGATTCACCGGTGAACCAGCATATTTTAAACATATTGTGAACAGTACAAAAAACCTTATGGATCATGTTGGTACGAAACCAGAGGATTACAACTATGTTGTTTTTCATCAGCCCAACGGTAAATTTCCTATGAGGGTTGCAAAAATGCTAGGTTTTTCTCCTGAACAAGTTAAACAAGGTCTTTTATGCCCTTTTATTGGAAACACCTATTCTGGTGCATCTATGCTTGGTCTTGCATCTGTTTTAGATGTAGCAAAACCTGGTGACCGTATAATGGTTACAAGCTATGGCTCTGGGGCTGGTAGTGATTCATTTGATATAACAGTCACAGAACAAATAAATAAAATGCAAAGAAATAAAGCCCCATTGGTATCTCAGTTGATTGAGGATAAGGAATACATAGATTATGCTACATACGCTAAATTTAGGGATCTTTTGTATTGGGAGTGA
- a CDS encoding DUF1611 domain-containing protein, translating into MLKNQAVVYADRLYSCADGKTAHGLVRFSKKYDIVCVVDSTLPKSDAGEILDGINRGIPLVNDLEEVFSFAKPDTFIVGAVSEGGVLPKGYEKAVEWALSNGLDVVSGLHQFISDDPVFSKLAEKNNCTITDVRKIFRDHRRFYTGEIKNVESFRVAVLGTDSAIGKRTLAVLIVEELEKRGYKADMIYTGQTGWLQGWPHGVIIDAMVNDFVSGGIEGAILDSWRDEQPDFMIIEGQGSLVHPFFPGGFEILVAGKINGFLLMDAPKRPHLDGFPGYPMPNPERVVKIAELLTEKSLFGIGINHENMKKTDIKSAKEKLSREFRVPVVDPIFDGVDAIVDVLEEKTCQVN; encoded by the coding sequence ATGTTGAAGAACCAAGCTGTTGTATACGCTGACCGTCTTTATAGTTGTGCTGATGGTAAGACTGCGCATGGTCTTGTGCGATTCAGCAAAAAATATGACATTGTTTGTGTTGTTGATTCAACTTTACCAAAGAGTGATGCTGGCGAGATATTAGATGGTATCAACCGTGGTATACCTTTGGTAAATGATCTTGAGGAGGTTTTTTCTTTTGCTAAACCAGATACGTTTATTGTTGGAGCGGTGTCTGAGGGTGGTGTCCTCCCAAAAGGTTATGAAAAGGCTGTTGAATGGGCGCTTTCAAATGGTCTTGATGTTGTTTCTGGTTTGCATCAATTTATTTCTGATGACCCGGTTTTTTCCAAGCTTGCGGAAAAAAATAATTGCACAATCACTGATGTACGTAAGATATTTCGTGATCACAGACGTTTTTATACAGGTGAGATAAAAAATGTTGAATCTTTTCGTGTTGCTGTTCTAGGGACTGATTCTGCGATAGGAAAAAGGACACTCGCTGTGTTAATAGTTGAGGAACTAGAAAAACGTGGATACAAGGCAGACATGATTTACACTGGTCAAACTGGTTGGTTGCAGGGATGGCCACATGGTGTTATCATAGATGCTATGGTAAATGATTTTGTTTCAGGTGGTATAGAAGGTGCGATACTTGACTCCTGGCGTGATGAACAACCTGATTTTATGATTATTGAAGGGCAGGGGAGTTTGGTTCATCCTTTTTTCCCAGGTGGTTTTGAGATTCTGGTTGCTGGAAAAATCAATGGTTTTTTACTCATGGATGCACCAAAACGTCCTCATCTAGATGGTTTCCCAGGTTACCCTATGCCTAACCCAGAACGGGTTGTAAAAATAGCAGAGCTACTCACAGAAAAATCATTGTTTGGCATCGGCATAAACCATGAAAACATGAAAAAAACAGATATAAAATCAGCAAAAGAAAAACTAAGCAGAGAATTCCGTGTTCCAGTGGTTGACCCAATCTTTGATGGCGTAGATGCTATTGTTGATGTGTTGGAGGAGAAAACATGCCAAGTGAACTAG
- a CDS encoding pyridoxal-phosphate dependent enzyme, whose product MRRLGVDGKLMNFQKEKEGAPFFNFESVGNTLFTRARNIENVIGFGRVHIKFEGVNPTGTQKDRISVYHINKSLEGEYDGVTVGTCGNYGVSLAYFAKLAGLKTKILIPEKYFITPKRKIELNALGAEIITVDGKYEDAVEESRRVAKKENLYDANPGNDSEGWRGYMPIAYEIFNQLGRVPTAVSVPVGNGTTLLGIYHGFKDLLDRGLTDVMPYLVGASTSGGNPIVNSFKNGDSKVVDLRPDELRETAVNEPLISYHSYDGDEALKAIYETNGWADYVSDSRMLQLHTLLKDFEGLNVLPASTSAIDALIKFKQHRQLSSDYVLVLTGRKFR is encoded by the coding sequence TTGAGGAGATTGGGAGTTGATGGGAAGTTGATGAACTTCCAGAAAGAAAAAGAGGGGGCACCATTTTTTAATTTTGAGAGTGTTGGGAACACTTTATTTACAAGAGCAAGAAACATCGAAAACGTTATTGGTTTTGGTAGGGTTCATATAAAATTTGAGGGTGTGAATCCAACTGGTACTCAAAAAGATAGGATTTCTGTTTATCACATTAATAAAAGTTTAGAGGGGGAGTATGATGGTGTCACAGTTGGTACTTGCGGTAACTATGGTGTTTCTCTTGCGTATTTTGCGAAACTAGCTGGTTTGAAAACTAAGATTTTGATTCCAGAAAAATATTTTATTACGCCTAAAAGGAAAATTGAACTTAATGCTCTTGGTGCTGAGATAATTACTGTTGATGGTAAATATGAGGATGCTGTTGAGGAGAGTAGGAGGGTAGCAAAGAAAGAGAACTTGTATGACGCAAATCCTGGTAACGATAGTGAGGGGTGGCGTGGTTATATGCCGATAGCTTATGAGATTTTTAATCAGCTTGGTCGTGTGCCAACAGCTGTTTCTGTGCCAGTTGGGAATGGGACTACACTGCTTGGTATTTATCATGGTTTTAAGGATCTTCTTGATCGTGGTTTAACGGATGTTATGCCTTATTTAGTTGGGGCGTCTACGAGTGGTGGTAACCCGATTGTTAATAGTTTTAAAAACGGTGATTCGAAGGTTGTGGATTTACGTCCAGATGAGCTGAGAGAGACTGCTGTGAATGAGCCGCTTATTAGTTATCATTCTTATGACGGTGATGAGGCTTTGAAGGCGATATATGAAACCAATGGTTGGGCTGATTACGTAAGTGATTCTCGTATGTTGCAGCTTCATACTCTGCTGAAGGATTTTGAGGGTTTGAATGTTCTTCCTGCGTCAACTAGTGCGATTGATGCTTTGATAAAATTCAAGCAGCATAGACAGTTGAGTAGTGATTATGTTTTGGTTTTAACTGGTAGGAAGTTTAGATAA
- a CDS encoding helix-turn-helix domain-containing protein: protein MDIKNALSEKIAGEITLSPKPGQTIRKWRNIFDISQTDLANFLKLSPSVISDYESGRRKSPGIQTIRKIIEGFIEIDKKRGGKILHHYLSLIETSEGVIEMMEYPYSIAANDFIKSIDGKILTPKNVGLDNNVKGFTLIDSVKIIETMDSTDYARLYGWSTDRALIFTNIRYGRSPMIAVRVHPVKPTVVVYHRPGSVDPLAIKLAEREKIPLVLTDLRLDDLKKKLVSIGEK from the coding sequence ATGGATATTAAAAATGCTTTATCTGAAAAAATCGCAGGCGAGATAACCCTTAGCCCAAAACCTGGTCAGACTATACGTAAATGGCGTAATATATTTGATATATCTCAGACTGATCTTGCGAATTTTTTGAAGCTGTCACCCAGTGTTATAAGTGATTATGAGTCTGGGCGTAGGAAATCACCGGGTATACAAACTATTAGGAAAATAATAGAGGGTTTTATTGAGATAGATAAAAAAAGAGGGGGAAAAATTTTACATCACTACCTTTCGTTGATTGAAACTAGCGAGGGAGTCATAGAGATGATGGAGTACCCATATTCTATAGCTGCTAATGACTTCATTAAAAGCATAGATGGGAAGATTTTGACGCCTAAAAATGTTGGTTTGGATAATAACGTAAAAGGTTTTACTTTGATTGATAGCGTTAAAATTATTGAGACCATGGATTCCACTGATTATGCACGTCTCTATGGTTGGAGTACTGATAGAGCATTGATATTTACTAATATTAGATATGGTCGTAGTCCTATGATTGCTGTTCGTGTACATCCCGTTAAACCTACTGTTGTAGTGTACCATAGACCAGGTTCTGTTGATCCTCTTGCAATAAAACTGGCTGAGCGTGAAAAAATTCCTTTGGTTCTTACAGATCTTCGTCTAGATGATTTAAAGAAGAAATTAGTTTCAATAGGGGAAAAATAG